One part of the Anaeromyxobacter sp. Fw109-5 genome encodes these proteins:
- a CDS encoding hydrogenase small subunit, with protein MPHPTSVAGPSSPSRRDFMKVCTTAAAAVGLPAWAGERMAEEVAKGKKPSVIWLHFQECTGCTESLLRTSHPDVAALILDLVSLDYHETLLAAAGFQAEDALAKTMDENDGKYVCVIEGAIPTREGGRYCMIGGRTALEIARTVAGRAGAVAAIGSCASWGGVPSAAPNPTGATGAPEVLAGKTVVTLPGCPANPYNLLGTVLQFATFGTLPALDDKGRPKFAYGRVIHEDCPRRPHFDAGRFAKTFGDEGHRDGWCLYKLGCKGPQTHANCSLLPFCEVPGAWPIGIGHPCVGCTEQEIAFRVPLHTTVEVQKPTGPMAYPGIAPERGEVSAVSAGVAGLLVGGLAAAGYVSSRKLAHDEPKEPPGEG; from the coding sequence ATGCCGCACCCGACCTCGGTCGCGGGACCCTCTTCGCCGTCACGGCGCGACTTCATGAAGGTCTGCACCACCGCCGCCGCCGCGGTGGGCCTCCCGGCGTGGGCGGGCGAACGGATGGCGGAGGAGGTCGCGAAGGGAAAGAAGCCCTCCGTCATCTGGCTCCACTTCCAGGAGTGCACCGGGTGCACCGAGTCGCTCCTCCGCACGAGCCACCCCGACGTCGCGGCGCTCATCCTCGACCTCGTCTCGCTCGACTACCACGAGACGCTCCTCGCCGCCGCCGGCTTCCAGGCGGAGGACGCGCTCGCGAAGACGATGGACGAGAACGACGGCAAGTACGTGTGCGTCATCGAGGGCGCGATCCCGACGCGCGAGGGCGGGCGCTACTGCATGATCGGGGGCCGCACGGCGCTCGAGATCGCGCGCACCGTCGCGGGTCGCGCCGGGGCCGTCGCGGCGATCGGCTCGTGCGCGTCGTGGGGCGGCGTGCCGTCGGCCGCGCCGAACCCGACGGGCGCGACCGGCGCGCCGGAGGTGCTCGCGGGCAAGACCGTCGTGACGCTGCCGGGGTGCCCGGCGAACCCGTACAACCTCCTCGGCACCGTGCTCCAGTTCGCGACGTTCGGCACGCTCCCCGCGCTCGACGACAAGGGGCGCCCGAAGTTCGCCTACGGCCGCGTCATCCACGAGGACTGCCCGCGCAGGCCGCACTTCGACGCCGGCCGGTTCGCCAAGACGTTCGGCGACGAGGGGCACCGGGACGGCTGGTGCCTCTACAAGCTCGGCTGCAAGGGACCCCAGACGCACGCCAACTGCTCGCTGCTCCCGTTCTGCGAGGTGCCCGGCGCCTGGCCCATCGGGATCGGCCACCCCTGCGTCGGCTGCACCGAGCAGGAGATCGCGTTCCGCGTCCCGCTCCACACGACGGTCGAGGTCCAGAAGCCGACCGGGCCGATGGCGTACCCCGGGATCGCGCCGGAGCGCGGCGAGGTGAGCGCCGTCTCCGCGGGCGTGGCGGGGCTCCTCGTCGGCGGTCTCGCCGCCGCGGGCTACGTCTCCTCGCGCAAGCTCGCGCACGACGAGCCCAAGGAACCGCCTGGGGAGGGGTAG
- a CDS encoding polymer-forming cytoskeletal protein gives MSMIKRDELSPPPMPSTNGPMSSGHSDLLLGAGAEFEGKLTFRGTVRIDALFKGSIVTNDVLVVGEHARIDAEITCGTVVVDGEVNGDIHAKTAVEIHRSGRVRGNVESPSLALDKGGLLYGSVKMTPGEKPADKPAPVKPTPAPSK, from the coding sequence ATGTCCATGATCAAGCGCGACGAGCTTTCCCCTCCGCCCATGCCCTCCACGAACGGCCCGATGTCGAGCGGCCACAGCGATCTCCTCCTCGGCGCGGGCGCCGAGTTCGAGGGCAAGCTGACGTTCCGGGGCACGGTCCGGATCGACGCGCTCTTCAAGGGATCGATCGTGACGAACGACGTGCTCGTGGTCGGCGAGCACGCCCGCATCGACGCGGAGATCACCTGCGGGACCGTGGTCGTCGACGGCGAGGTGAACGGCGACATCCACGCCAAGACCGCGGTCGAGATCCACCGCTCCGGGCGCGTGCGCGGCAACGTCGAGTCGCCCTCCCTCGCGCTCGACAAGGGCGGGCTCCTGTACGGCTCGGTGAAGATGACGCCCGGCGAGAAGCCGGCCGACAAGCCGGCGCCCGTGAAGCCGACGCCGGCGCCGTCGAAGTAG
- the nrfD gene encoding NrfD/PsrC family molybdoenzyme membrane anchor subunit: protein MTTGARAVGGRLLTPTFKLMLVLWAAATAVGVVRFTQGLGAVTALNDGYPWGLWIAFDVVVGTGLASGGYAIALLVYVLNRGRYHPLVRPAILTSALGYSVAGIAVMFDVGRYWALWKVPAMPWRWNTSSILLEVALCIMAYLFVLLVELSPALLERWAAERHLRRQAFAVRWLPRLARALPFVIALGLVLPTMHQSSLGSLLVVAGTKVHPLWHTGALPLLFLLTAFGMGYAVLYFETIFSNVAFRRPLETKLLGSLGVFIAGVILVFVAVRFAGLMGAGRLRLTVTSGTLSFFFWAETLLLLSAAGLFLQQWIHASPATQLQAALLALAGGALYRVDAFLVAFQPGHGWRYFPSVGELLITLGFIATETMVYILAVRRFPILAGVSLPEPRRLPAGLKEGAAS, encoded by the coding sequence ATGACGACCGGGGCGCGCGCGGTGGGAGGCCGGCTCCTCACGCCGACCTTCAAGCTCATGCTGGTCCTCTGGGCCGCTGCGACGGCGGTCGGCGTCGTGCGGTTCACGCAGGGGCTCGGCGCCGTCACGGCGCTGAACGACGGCTACCCGTGGGGGCTGTGGATCGCGTTCGACGTGGTGGTGGGGACGGGGCTCGCGAGCGGCGGGTACGCCATCGCGCTGCTCGTCTACGTCCTGAACCGCGGCCGCTACCACCCGCTCGTCCGGCCCGCGATCCTGACGAGCGCGCTCGGGTACTCCGTCGCGGGCATCGCGGTCATGTTCGACGTCGGCCGCTACTGGGCGCTGTGGAAGGTGCCTGCCATGCCGTGGCGCTGGAACACGAGCTCGATCCTCCTCGAGGTCGCGCTCTGCATCATGGCGTACCTGTTTGTGCTGCTCGTGGAGCTCTCGCCGGCCCTGCTCGAGCGCTGGGCCGCGGAGCGGCACCTGCGACGCCAGGCGTTCGCGGTTCGCTGGCTGCCGCGGCTCGCGCGCGCGCTGCCGTTCGTGATCGCGCTCGGGCTCGTGCTCCCCACGATGCACCAGTCGAGCCTCGGGTCGCTGCTCGTCGTCGCCGGGACGAAGGTCCACCCGCTGTGGCACACGGGCGCGCTCCCGCTGCTGTTCCTCCTCACCGCGTTCGGGATGGGGTACGCCGTGCTGTACTTCGAGACGATCTTCTCGAACGTCGCGTTCCGGCGGCCGCTCGAGACGAAGCTGCTCGGCTCGCTCGGCGTGTTCATCGCCGGCGTGATCCTCGTGTTCGTCGCGGTGCGCTTCGCCGGCCTCATGGGCGCAGGGCGTCTCCGCCTCACCGTCACCTCGGGCACGCTGTCGTTCTTCTTCTGGGCCGAGACGCTGCTCCTGCTGTCCGCCGCGGGGCTCTTCCTGCAGCAGTGGATCCACGCGAGCCCGGCGACGCAGCTCCAGGCGGCGCTCCTCGCCCTCGCGGGCGGCGCGCTGTACCGGGTCGACGCGTTCCTGGTCGCGTTCCAGCCCGGCCACGGCTGGCGGTACTTCCCGTCGGTGGGAGAGCTCCTCATCACCCTCGGCTTCATCGCCACCGAGACGATGGTCTACATCCTGGCGGTGCGGCGGTTCCCGATCCTCGCGGGCGTGAGCCTCCCCGAGCCGAGGCGCCTGCCGGCCGGGCTCAAGGAAGGAGCGGCATCATGA
- the nrfD gene encoding NrfD/PsrC family molybdoenzyme membrane anchor subunit produces MAHASVAPVGGPLLTRGTRLALFIAAAASVLVSVRLLTGLGPITALNDGFAWGIWKPLNVVTFTGIGAGALGLALVAHVANRGRHHPLVRSAVLTGAITYTLAGISVLVDLGRWWTVWALVVPTRWNVGSVLLEVALCVIAYCAVLWLEVLPALLERWRDAPGARGRLAARVLPRTQEMLPFLLALAIVLPFMHQSSLGALFLFAPTKLHPLWYTGWLPALFLLSCLSMGFGAVIVVDTLTHLAWGRRRDVRLCSSLALVMAGLSLAFVALRVGDLATSGALRNVTGWRGVLFLVELGLFTYPAVRVLRRSYRENAGRLFWAAQLAVAGGALYRFDVYLGAFSPGMGWSYFPSLAEIVFSLGLAAAGVALYVVAVKRLPILSGVAEPTGRRQEAARLRAHA; encoded by the coding sequence ATGGCCCACGCGTCCGTGGCTCCCGTCGGAGGTCCGCTCCTCACCCGCGGCACGAGGCTCGCGCTCTTCATCGCGGCGGCCGCATCGGTGCTCGTGTCGGTTCGGCTGCTCACCGGCCTCGGGCCGATCACCGCGCTGAACGACGGCTTCGCGTGGGGGATCTGGAAGCCGCTCAACGTCGTGACGTTCACCGGCATCGGAGCGGGAGCGCTGGGGCTCGCGCTCGTCGCCCACGTCGCGAACCGCGGCCGCCATCACCCGCTCGTCCGCTCAGCGGTCCTGACCGGCGCCATCACCTACACGCTCGCCGGCATCTCCGTGCTCGTGGATCTCGGGCGATGGTGGACCGTCTGGGCGCTCGTCGTCCCGACCCGCTGGAACGTCGGCTCGGTGCTGCTCGAGGTCGCGCTCTGCGTCATCGCGTACTGCGCCGTCCTGTGGCTCGAGGTGCTCCCCGCCCTGCTCGAGCGCTGGCGCGACGCGCCGGGCGCGCGCGGCCGGCTCGCCGCGCGCGTGCTGCCGCGGACGCAGGAGATGCTCCCCTTCCTCCTGGCGCTCGCGATCGTCCTGCCCTTCATGCACCAGTCGTCCCTCGGCGCGCTGTTCCTCTTCGCGCCGACGAAGCTCCACCCGCTCTGGTACACGGGCTGGCTACCCGCGCTCTTCCTGCTCTCCTGTCTGAGCATGGGGTTCGGCGCGGTGATCGTCGTCGACACGCTCACGCACCTCGCGTGGGGGCGCAGGCGGGACGTCCGGCTGTGCTCCTCGCTCGCGCTCGTGATGGCCGGGCTGTCGCTCGCCTTCGTCGCGCTCCGCGTCGGCGATCTCGCCACGTCCGGCGCGCTGCGCAACGTCACCGGCTGGCGCGGCGTGCTCTTCCTCGTGGAGCTGGGCCTCTTCACCTATCCGGCGGTGCGGGTCCTCCGGCGCTCGTACCGCGAGAACGCCGGCCGCCTCTTCTGGGCCGCGCAGCTCGCCGTCGCCGGGGGGGCGCTGTACCGCTTCGACGTCTACCTCGGTGCGTTCTCGCCTGGAATGGGCTGGAGCTACTTCCCGTCGCTCGCCGAGATCGTCTTCTCGCTGGGCCTCGCCGCGGCAGGCGTCGCGCTGTACGTCGTCGCGGTCAAGCGGCTGCCGATCCTGAGCGGCGTCGCCGAGCCCACCGGGCGGCGACAGGAGGCCGCGCGCCTGCGCGCGCACGCGTGA
- the cheB gene encoding chemotaxis-specific protein-glutamate methyltransferase CheB: MIRCLVVDDARAFRAVLREILSSAPGVEVVGEAGDGREAVSLVRALRPDVVTMDVRMPRLDGLAALEEIMRVAPTPVVVVSAEAGGEAQQLSFRALQLGAIEVLAKPRDPGTPRFERQAEAIRQAVRAVAGLLLVGRRRPARPARPAPLAGEPPRREEPRRPAPLVPARLEPPGGARPEVLAIAASTGGPAALASILAPLPRDLPLPLLVVQHIAPGFEPELARWLDTLTPLTVRLAVDGAPLAAGTVHLAAGGRHLGVRGRTIRLSDEPAVHGFRPSGTHLFSSVARELGARGAGMVLSGMGSDGAEGLAALRRAGGYTAAQSAASSVVYGMPRAALERGAAAHELELDEIPGEILRLAGREARATDRA, from the coding sequence ATGATCCGCTGCCTCGTCGTCGATGACGCGCGCGCCTTCCGCGCGGTGCTCCGCGAGATCCTCTCCTCCGCCCCCGGCGTGGAGGTGGTGGGTGAGGCGGGGGACGGGCGCGAGGCGGTGTCGCTCGTGCGGGCGCTCCGGCCCGACGTCGTCACCATGGACGTGCGCATGCCCCGCCTCGACGGCCTCGCCGCGCTCGAGGAGATCATGCGCGTGGCGCCGACCCCCGTGGTGGTGGTGAGCGCCGAGGCGGGCGGGGAGGCGCAGCAGCTCTCCTTCCGAGCGCTGCAGCTCGGCGCGATCGAGGTGCTGGCGAAGCCGCGCGATCCGGGCACGCCGCGCTTCGAGCGGCAGGCGGAGGCGATCCGCCAGGCCGTGCGCGCCGTCGCCGGGCTGCTGCTGGTCGGGCGCAGGCGCCCCGCCCGGCCCGCCCGGCCCGCCCCGCTCGCCGGCGAGCCGCCGCGTCGCGAGGAGCCGCGCCGGCCGGCGCCCCTCGTCCCCGCACGGCTGGAGCCGCCGGGTGGTGCGCGGCCGGAGGTGCTCGCCATCGCGGCGTCCACAGGGGGGCCCGCGGCGCTCGCGAGCATCCTCGCGCCGCTGCCGCGAGACCTGCCGCTGCCGCTGCTCGTGGTGCAGCACATCGCGCCCGGGTTCGAGCCGGAGCTCGCGCGCTGGCTCGACACCCTCACTCCTCTCACGGTGCGGCTCGCCGTCGACGGCGCACCGCTCGCGGCGGGGACCGTCCACCTCGCCGCCGGCGGGCGGCACCTCGGCGTCCGCGGCCGGACCATCCGGCTCTCCGACGAGCCCGCCGTGCACGGGTTCCGGCCCTCCGGAACGCACCTGTTCTCGTCGGTGGCCCGAGAGCTCGGGGCGCGGGGCGCGGGGATGGTGCTGTCGGGCATGGGGAGCGACGGCGCCGAGGGGCTCGCGGCGCTGCGCCGCGCGGGCGGCTACACCGCCGCCCAGAGCGCTGCCTCCTCCGTGGTCTACGGCATGCCCAGGGCGGCCCTGGAGCGCGGCGCCGCGGCGCACGAGCTCGAGCTCGACGAGATCCCAGGGGAAATCCTGCGGCTCGCCGGGCGCGAGGCCCGCGCCACCGACCGCGCGTGA
- a CDS encoding nickel-dependent hydrogenase large subunit — MTGQRITIDPVTRIEGHLRIDIEVDGGAVRKAWSSGTMWRGMELILKGRDPRDAWVFTQRICGVCTTVHAIASVRAVENAIALPIPLNAQLIRNLLVAAHALHDHVVHFYQLSALDWVDVTSALQADPAKAATLGGSLSAWPGNSRAALAAVKGKLDGFVKAGQLGIFRNGYWGHPAMRLSPEVNLLAVAHYLQALDVQRKANQAVAILGGKTPNIQNLAVGGVANAINLDSPAALNMEKLYQVKTLLEEVQAFVHQAYFADVCAVAGMYPEWLRHGAGVTSYLSVPDLPVDAAATKFDLPGGTIMAGDLSSARAFTSFTDPYFRDNVTESIARSFYEGDWQKSPFAEETVPKVQDWQPEGKYSWVKSPRFQDRPMQVGPLAQVLVGYALGHPRIRFWADRCLDVAGTVAGAKLTPAVLHSTLGRHAARAIRTAVLAELALKHWQLLVENIGRGDTAVFNPPTFPKGEVRGFGFHEAPRGALSHWVVIEDGAIENYQAVVPSTWNAGPRDGKGQAGPYEAALVGNPIADAKLPLEALRTIHSFDPCLACAVHAVDADGTELSTVRVG, encoded by the coding sequence ATGACGGGCCAGCGCATCACGATCGATCCGGTCACCCGGATCGAGGGGCACCTGCGCATCGACATCGAGGTGGACGGTGGCGCGGTCCGGAAGGCGTGGTCGAGCGGCACGATGTGGCGCGGGATGGAGCTCATCCTGAAGGGCCGCGATCCGCGTGACGCGTGGGTGTTCACGCAGCGCATCTGCGGGGTGTGCACGACGGTCCACGCGATCGCGTCGGTGCGCGCGGTCGAGAACGCGATCGCCCTCCCGATCCCGCTGAACGCGCAGCTCATCCGCAACCTGCTCGTCGCCGCTCACGCGCTGCACGACCACGTGGTGCACTTCTACCAGCTCTCCGCGCTCGACTGGGTGGACGTGACGAGCGCGCTCCAGGCCGATCCCGCGAAGGCCGCGACGCTCGGCGGGAGCCTGTCGGCCTGGCCGGGGAACTCGCGGGCCGCGCTCGCCGCCGTGAAGGGGAAGCTCGACGGCTTCGTGAAGGCGGGCCAGCTCGGGATCTTCAGGAACGGCTACTGGGGCCACCCGGCGATGCGCCTCTCACCCGAGGTGAACCTCCTCGCGGTCGCGCACTACCTGCAGGCGCTCGACGTGCAGCGCAAGGCGAACCAGGCGGTCGCGATCCTCGGCGGCAAGACGCCCAACATCCAGAACCTCGCCGTGGGCGGGGTCGCGAACGCCATCAACCTGGACAGCCCCGCCGCGCTGAACATGGAGAAGCTGTACCAGGTGAAGACGCTGCTCGAGGAGGTGCAGGCGTTCGTGCACCAGGCGTACTTCGCCGACGTCTGCGCGGTGGCCGGCATGTACCCCGAGTGGCTCCGCCACGGCGCGGGCGTGACGAGCTACCTCTCCGTCCCCGACCTGCCGGTGGACGCCGCCGCGACGAAGTTCGACCTGCCCGGCGGGACGATCATGGCCGGGGACCTCTCCTCGGCGCGCGCATTCACCTCGTTCACCGATCCGTACTTCCGCGACAACGTCACGGAGTCCATCGCGCGCTCGTTCTACGAGGGAGACTGGCAGAAGAGCCCGTTCGCCGAGGAGACCGTCCCCAAGGTGCAGGACTGGCAGCCGGAGGGGAAGTACTCGTGGGTGAAGTCGCCGCGCTTCCAGGACAGGCCGATGCAGGTCGGCCCCCTCGCGCAGGTCCTCGTCGGCTACGCGCTCGGCCACCCGCGCATCCGCTTCTGGGCCGATCGCTGCCTCGACGTGGCGGGGACGGTGGCGGGCGCGAAGCTCACCCCGGCCGTGCTCCACTCCACGCTCGGGCGCCACGCGGCCCGCGCCATCCGGACGGCCGTCCTCGCCGAGCTCGCCCTGAAGCACTGGCAGCTCCTCGTCGAGAACATCGGCCGGGGCGACACGGCGGTGTTCAACCCCCCGACCTTCCCGAAGGGCGAGGTGCGCGGGTTCGGCTTTCACGAGGCGCCGCGCGGGGCGCTGTCGCACTGGGTCGTGATCGAGGACGGTGCGATCGAGAACTACCAGGCCGTGGTGCCGTCGACCTGGAACGCCGGGCCGCGGGACGGGAAGGGGCAGGCGGGCCCGTACGAGGCGGCGCTGGTGGGGAATCCGATCGCCGACGCGAAGCTGCCCCTCGAGGCGCTGCGCACCATCCACTCCTTCGATCCGTGCCTCGCGTGCGCGGTCCACGCGGTGGACGCCGACGGGACGGAGCTGTCGACGGTCAGGGTGGGGTGA
- a CDS encoding MoaD/ThiS family protein, which produces MTPRRTVDRMPVVTFTRTLERHLAAPATRVAGATVREALDEVFRANPRLRSYVLDDQGRLRKHVVVFVDGELVADRDRLTDAVRPSSAVFVMQALSGG; this is translated from the coding sequence ATGACTCCGCGACGGACCGTGGACCGCATGCCGGTGGTGACCTTCACGCGCACGCTCGAGCGTCACCTCGCCGCTCCCGCCACCCGCGTGGCGGGCGCGACGGTGCGCGAGGCGCTGGACGAAGTGTTCCGCGCGAACCCGCGCCTGCGCAGCTACGTGCTCGACGATCAGGGACGGCTGCGCAAGCACGTGGTCGTGTTCGTGGACGGAGAGCTCGTCGCCGATCGCGATCGCCTCACGGATGCGGTGCGCCCCTCGAGCGCGGTGTTCGTCATGCAGGCCCTCTCGGGAGGATGA
- the hybA gene encoding hydrogenase 2 operon protein HybA, protein MPNVSRRTVLGTLGGAAALAAAPAPAEARAPKPPRDDDLGLLFDSTRCVGCRACTVRCREANSLTEDVKLVDGVPYDAPIDLNDRTLTVIKRTSDGADGAFVKAQCMHCADPACVSVCMLGALHKGERGVVAYDVSRCVGCRYCQVACPFNVPRFQWSSATPRIVKCELCRHRWREGKGAACAEACPREAVVFGARAELRAEAHRRLEAEPDRYRAGVYGEREGGGTGVLVLSAVPFTAMGLPALGPEAVPALGETIQHGIYQGFVAPVALFGALAWVTWRNRRASDGGEDER, encoded by the coding sequence ATGCCGAACGTCTCCCGCCGCACCGTCCTCGGAACGCTCGGCGGCGCCGCCGCGCTCGCCGCGGCCCCCGCGCCCGCGGAGGCCCGCGCTCCGAAGCCGCCGCGCGACGACGACCTCGGGCTCCTCTTCGACTCGACGCGCTGCGTGGGGTGCCGCGCCTGCACCGTGCGCTGCCGCGAGGCGAACTCGCTCACCGAGGACGTGAAGCTCGTGGACGGCGTGCCCTACGACGCGCCGATCGACCTCAACGACCGGACGCTCACGGTCATCAAGCGCACGAGCGACGGGGCGGACGGCGCGTTCGTGAAGGCGCAGTGCATGCACTGCGCGGATCCCGCCTGCGTCTCGGTGTGCATGCTCGGCGCGCTCCACAAGGGCGAGCGCGGCGTCGTCGCGTACGACGTCAGCCGCTGCGTCGGGTGCCGCTACTGCCAGGTGGCCTGCCCCTTCAACGTGCCGCGCTTCCAGTGGTCGTCGGCCACGCCGCGCATCGTGAAGTGCGAGCTGTGCCGGCACCGCTGGCGCGAGGGCAAGGGCGCTGCCTGCGCGGAGGCCTGTCCGCGCGAGGCGGTGGTGTTCGGCGCGCGCGCCGAGCTGCGGGCCGAGGCGCACCGCAGGCTCGAGGCCGAGCCGGACCGCTACCGGGCCGGCGTGTACGGCGAGCGCGAGGGCGGGGGCACGGGCGTGCTCGTGCTGTCGGCGGTGCCGTTCACGGCGATGGGCCTCCCGGCGCTCGGGCCGGAGGCGGTGCCCGCGCTCGGCGAGACGATCCAGCACGGCATCTACCAGGGCTTCGTCGCGCCGGTGGCCCTGTTCGGTGCGCTGGCCTGGGTCACGTGGCGGAACCGGCGGGCGAGCGATGGCGGGGAGGACGAGCGATGA
- a CDS encoding OmpA family protein encodes MPKLDEQELFDDFEELSAEPVAAKRPSRAPWMLLLLVLAAGAGAAGWLYWQLREARGEAASATRGLHEARAALDDARTQRADLATRLGQAEVERRDLLAVKDELSQDVQQKEQEIAALRGEFDELQEKMKAEIEKGNVRLSQEKGRIKVDMVDEILFDVGDSSISAQGAEVLSRVGAVLARMSDKHIQVSGHTDDLPISKRLVERFPTNWELSAARAITVVRFLEERAGVPGRRLVGAAHSQYDPISTGKTAKERARNRRIEILLTPEIDPDRGKAAVAAPAAQPAAAAPAAPAQPRKRASGGRAKR; translated from the coding sequence ATGCCGAAGCTCGACGAGCAGGAGCTGTTCGACGACTTCGAGGAGCTGTCCGCGGAGCCGGTGGCCGCGAAGCGGCCGAGCCGCGCGCCGTGGATGCTGCTCCTCCTCGTGCTCGCCGCAGGCGCGGGCGCAGCGGGCTGGCTCTACTGGCAGCTCCGGGAGGCGCGCGGGGAGGCGGCGAGCGCGACGCGGGGGCTCCACGAGGCGCGCGCCGCGCTCGACGACGCCCGTACGCAGCGGGCCGACCTCGCGACGCGCCTCGGCCAGGCGGAGGTCGAGAGGCGCGATCTCCTCGCCGTGAAGGACGAGCTCTCCCAGGACGTGCAGCAGAAGGAGCAGGAGATCGCGGCGCTGCGCGGGGAGTTCGACGAGCTGCAGGAGAAGATGAAGGCGGAGATCGAGAAGGGGAACGTGCGCCTCTCGCAGGAGAAGGGACGCATCAAGGTCGACATGGTGGACGAGATCCTGTTCGACGTGGGCGACTCCTCGATCTCGGCCCAGGGCGCGGAGGTGCTCTCCCGCGTGGGCGCGGTGCTCGCCCGCATGAGCGACAAGCACATCCAGGTCTCGGGTCACACCGACGACCTGCCCATCTCGAAGCGGCTCGTGGAGCGCTTCCCCACGAACTGGGAGCTCTCCGCGGCGCGCGCCATCACGGTGGTGCGGTTCCTCGAGGAGCGCGCCGGGGTGCCCGGCCGTCGCCTCGTCGGGGCCGCGCACTCACAGTACGATCCGATCTCCACCGGGAAGACCGCGAAGGAGCGCGCGCGCAACCGCCGCATCGAGATCCTGCTCACGCCGGAGATCGATCCCGACCGCGGGAAGGCGGCGGTCGCGGCCCCGGCTGCGCAGCCGGCCGCGGCGGCTCCGGCCGCACCGGCACAGCCGCGCAAGCGCGCGAGCGGGGGCCGGGCGAAGCGCTGA
- a CDS encoding sialidase family protein has product MSDAIHVATRKGLFLLERGARGWAVARVSFLGDPVSMVLDDRRDGTLYAALALGHFGVKLHRSDDLGRSWSEVCAPAFPAAPEGAGDAPTVHQLWALAAGGPREAGALWAGTIPAALFRSADRGASWTLVRSLWDRPERKEWAGGGYDEPGLHSICVDPRDPRRLRCAISTGGVWASDDGGETWTPCGHGMYAEYMPPERRDDLNVQDVHRLAQCASSPDVLYVQHHNGTFRSTDGARTFTEITAIRPSKFGFAVAAHPADPRTAWFVPAVKDERRVPVDGRLVVARTRDGGESFEVLRDGLPQEHAYDLVYRHGLDVSDDGGRLVMGSTTGGLWISEDGGDRWQLLAARLPPIYQVAFGG; this is encoded by the coding sequence ATGAGCGACGCGATCCACGTGGCCACGCGGAAGGGGCTGTTCCTGCTGGAGCGCGGCGCGCGCGGCTGGGCGGTCGCGCGCGTCTCCTTCCTCGGGGACCCGGTCTCGATGGTGCTCGACGACCGGCGCGACGGCACGCTCTACGCGGCGCTCGCGCTGGGGCACTTCGGGGTGAAGCTCCACCGGTCGGACGACCTCGGCCGGAGCTGGAGCGAGGTGTGCGCGCCGGCGTTCCCCGCCGCGCCGGAGGGCGCCGGGGACGCCCCCACGGTCCATCAGCTCTGGGCCCTCGCCGCGGGCGGTCCTCGCGAAGCCGGGGCCCTCTGGGCGGGCACGATCCCCGCCGCGCTCTTCCGCTCGGCCGACCGCGGCGCGTCGTGGACGCTCGTCCGCTCGCTGTGGGATCGACCGGAGCGAAAGGAGTGGGCCGGCGGCGGCTACGACGAGCCGGGGCTGCACTCGATCTGCGTCGACCCGCGCGATCCGCGGCGGCTGCGCTGCGCCATCTCCACGGGAGGCGTCTGGGCGAGCGATGACGGCGGCGAGACCTGGACGCCGTGCGGGCACGGCATGTACGCCGAGTACATGCCTCCCGAGCGGCGCGACGACCTGAACGTGCAGGACGTGCACCGGCTGGCGCAGTGCGCGTCCTCTCCCGACGTCCTCTACGTGCAGCACCACAACGGCACCTTCCGCTCCACGGACGGCGCGCGGACGTTCACGGAGATCACCGCCATCCGGCCCTCCAAGTTCGGCTTCGCCGTCGCCGCGCACCCCGCCGATCCTCGCACCGCCTGGTTCGTGCCCGCGGTGAAGGACGAGCGGCGCGTGCCGGTGGACGGGAGGCTCGTCGTGGCGCGGACGCGCGACGGCGGGGAGAGCTTCGAGGTCCTCCGCGACGGGCTCCCCCAGGAGCACGCCTACGATCTCGTGTACCGACACGGGCTCGACGTCAGCGACGACGGCGGGCGGCTGGTGATGGGCTCGACCACCGGCGGCCTGTGGATCTCGGAGGACGGCGGGGATCGCTGGCAGCTCCTCGCCGCGCGCCTGCCGCCCATCTACCAGGTGGCCTTCGGCGGCTGA